The genomic region GGTCACCGCCATGCCTTAGTGGGAGAAGGACTCCGGGAAGCCTGCGGGGCTGCGAGGGAGAGGTTTTACCTGCCGGGACGGTCTCCTTCTCTTCGAATTCTACCGGTGTTTCAGGGGCCCGGGCCCCGCCACGTAGGGCAAGTCTTCCCCGCTTCGCCTATGCACTGGGATTTCTTTCGGTCCTGACTTCCCTCATTGGCGCTTTGTTTTGGCGGTTGTCGTCACACGTCATTGTCATCTCTTCGGTCAAATTGTGAGTCCTTAGGAGGTTCAGGACATAGGTTCTTCCTTTTCTTGAATAGCGTTCTGGTTAATTTGGTGCCTTGCGTTAAAATATATACTCTTAAGTATTTGCTGATTGATTCTTACTGTGATTCCAGATGAAAAGAAGTATTAGGAATTCCTCTGGTTGTCCCTTTGTTGAACGTCTTGTAGAATTATGCTTAGAGCGTCTCACCCTCAGAAGCAAGGATCCAGATAGCTAACACTTGTTGAGTTCTGGCAGGGTGTTAACGGTAAGCGTTTCAATATCCATTATTTAGTTTAGTCCATAAGTCAATTCAGTGAGACAGGCTTAATGATTCCCCTGCTTCATGGGAAACTGAGGCGGAAGTAACTTGTGGGAgggcacacagctagtaaatggggGCGCTTTCTAACCAGGTTTGTTGAATCCATCACTAGTTGTGATATTAATATCCCATTTTACATTCAAAAAAACAGGTTCAGAGAAGCGAGGTTATTTATTCGAAGAGTAAAGTAATAAGTTACAGGTtcacttaaacattttaaaagagaccGTATGAGGATGTGCTGGTCCTGAATTTAGAACTGAACAGGACACAGGCCAGGCTTGTAGGAGCTCACAGTTTATTGGAGGAAGCTGACAGAATAACTACTTACTGAAACATGTTTGGGGTATTGTGTATACAGATAGGAGGCCTATAGGGAGGAAGGAATCAGACAAGGAGAGAGAAGATGGCAGGTGTAGGAGGAAAACGGAGCCAAACTCCCTGGCTTTGTATTCTGTCTCCATCACTCCCTAGCTCTGTGGCCTTAGGTAAATTACTTAACCTATCAGGGCCCATTACCTCATTTGTGAAGTGGGATAATAACACCTCAGTAGGTGGGTTGTTGTATTAATGAGTTTTTTATACATAGAGGACACTTAGAACAGTGTTTTGCCTACTGTAGATACTTAATGAATGTTATATTATTCTAGGCAGAGTAAAATAATTGAGACAGGAAACTTGAACCCAGGTTTTCTGACAGCTGGTCCAATGCCCTCTCTAGTATACAAGGTGCCTCACTGTATTCCTTGCCTGCAGAAAGAGGAGTGGTGACCAGATAGTCACTGTCCCACAGCTCCCCAGGGTAGAGACAAGCAGGGCGCAGGGAGAGAAAGTAAAGAACTCTGGGGGACAGCGAAAGAGGGATTCAGGGAGCTTTACCTAAGTTTCAAGTCATTCTAGATATCTAGATACCTAGATAGCCCACCTCCTGGGCCTTATCCAGTCCAACAACAGGTATATGTTTAGAGTATTTGTGCTCAGCACTGTGCTGTACACAGTATATGGACACAGATGGGCGTGGTATGGTTCCTGCTCAGAAGCAGCTAATATTGTCCAGTTGGGTGAATGAGAATAGAACACATCAAATGACCGTGGGCAACATACAAATAGGGTTGAGATTTTCTGGTATTAGCTAGGCCAGCCATAGAACCGAGAGGCCAGAGTAATCTGAGGGGCAGGTAATgtaggaaggcttcctggaatgTGATCAGATCCTGACATTGATTGTCTGAAGCGTACAGAGCTCTGTGCTAATGCTGGGAATGGGAAGGGCAGGGGCGATGGTCTGCCCTCAGAAGCTTCTAGTCTGAGGGAGACAGACGTTCCATTCCGTCGTAACAGCACTAACAAAGCTGTACACAGTGCTCCGGGGACAGCAGGTGGAGTCTCCAGCTGTACCTGGATGAATTGGGAAAGGACTCACCAAGGAAGGGACACTGGGCTTGAGGGTAGGTAGAAGTTTCTCAGGCagagagtttcaggagaatgtaATGTGTATAGGGACCAAGATGACTGagtcagagaggaagaggaaTGAACGGAAGGGAGAGGAAGCCAGAGCGGCAGCACGGTGTGGACAAGGAAGAGCATGGTCTTTGGCTTAGAGTCAGGATGCTCTTACATCAGATGAAATGAAGTCTGGGAGAGGGCTCGCCACAGGGCGGACTCATGGTAGGGCCTCAGTCGTGGTAGTTTCCTTACTCCGTTTCTGGAGAAGTACGTTGAGGCCGGTTGGAGAAGAGCCTTGCGTGCAGTTCCAAGTGGACCTGATCCTGTAGGCAGGCGAGAGAGGAGGTTTCGGATGTTATGTCTGACTTAGGAAGGCTTTCCCTACTTTTCCTACCCCAACATCATAAAAATagtcaacatttttttcctaatagggTTCACTGTGAGTCTAGAGCAGCCCAGCAGCCCCATGTGCACCTCAGAGTGTCAGAGGTCACTGGCTTCTTCTCAGAGGGGAGGCAGAATCTGTGGATTAaaaaagggtttctctgataAGCAGGTACGGTAGGTTCTTGTACTTATGGGCATGAAGggtttcatgtattttgtattttctctgtttttttcccccctcttggTATGTGGTATTTTTCAGAGCTCCCACCTCTTTCAGGTAGACCAGtgccctgctccctcccaggGCCTACCACGGTAGGGGCATCAGCAACTGGGGGGCATCATCCAGGACACTCAAGGGGCAGAGTCAAGGCCCCTGTTAGTGTTCTCTCTTGTCCCCGAACTTTTGCTTTCAGTGTTGTCCTCTGTCACTCTAATTTAATGAGGGAAACTGTTCTTTGATTGTTCTACAAACTCTGCTCTTGGAACTGCCTGTGTCAGAACTGGGGTGCTGAGATAAAAGGACAGATTTCTAGGCTTAACCCTGGGcgtcctgaatcagaaactctagagAAGGGGCTGGAGAACTTTGCGTTTGTATGCATATTAAAGGTGGAGAACCTGCAGTTTCTTACTCAGCTttcttcaacagatatttattatagGCCTAAGCATGCTTAGAACTGTAAGTACCCAAGGTACAATATCAACTGGGTAGATACGGCTTCTTATGTTTAAATGGAATCTGTATTTGACCCTGGAACaacacggggggtgggggtgccaaCCCtcgtgcagtcaaaaatccacgtgtaacttttttttttttgtttttgttttgttttaaagattttacatatttgacagagagtgagagtgcacaagcagggggagcggcaggcagagggagaagcaggctccctgctgagcagatagcccaacgtggggctccatcccaggaccctgggatcatgacctgagctgaactgagtcacccaagtgcccctgtttttgtttttttgtttgcttgctttttaaaagattttatttttaagtaatctctacacccaacatgggggctagaacctacaaccctgagatcaagattgcatgctccaggggcgcctgggtggctcagatggttaagcatctgccttcagctcaggtcatgatctcaggatcctgggatcgagtcccacattgggctccttgcttagcaaggggcctccttctccctctgcctgccactccccctgcttgtactttccctctctctctctctctctctctctctctctctggcaaataaataaataaaatcttcaaaaaaaaaaaagattgcatgctccaccaactgaaccagccaggaggCTCCAaagtgtaacttttgactccctgaAAACTTAACTCTTAATAGCcctactgttgaccggaagccttaccattaacataaacagttgatcaacatgttttgtatgttatatgtactgtgtactatattcttacaataaagtgagctagaggaaagaaaatgttattaaggaaatcataaggaagagaaaatacacttatagTACTGGACTGTATTTATCGATGCTGTAAGTTTATGTGAGCTCTTTATAAGGTGAATCATCTGTCAGTACCTACACCAATATTGTCTTATATGAAACAAAACACTGCAGATGTTACACGTATTACTAACACTAGGCAtcgaaaatgaaaagataatataCAGTCTGTAAGTGTGTGtaatgataaattttaacttcttcttatttattgttttttaagtactgcacccagtgtggggctcgaactcatgaccccgagatcaagagttacatgcgccacaagccagccaggtgccccgataaattatacctttttatgatagatttgtgtatattttttatgatagtaaataataaataatagataacaaatagtaaataataaaatagactaGTATTCTAAAATAGACTAGTATTTATGTATTCGTGACATACCTgactttttcttaattctttagaTATGTCTAGACTGCACAGCTTGTCTGcaaattttttcaaattgttgcaaaCCTCCAAGAAGTTTTCCAATGTATTCAAAAGTATTGCAAAACTCTGCATATGAATGGATCTGCCCACTTCAAATGTCTGTTGTTCAAGGTCACCTGGACATTTTAGTCCAGAGGATGTTAGGGGAGTCGTGAGTAACCACTGGGTAGGTTGGACAAAGGCAGATTGTATGGTGGTTTAAAATTCTGGCGGGGACTTAGGATGGGATGCAGTAAGAGGTAAGTTGCTTCTGGGCTCATCCGCAAGCCGTGTGGGTTAGAAAGAATACGGACTTTGGAGTCAGCCTGACCTAACCCTGCCACACCACTAGTCTGGCCTTGAGCAAACCAGTTGACCTCTCCGAACCTGAAGTTCTTATCtgtaaatgaagttaaaaatagtaCTTCCCTCATTGGGTGGTGTTGGTAATTCAGTGACATCATGTAATGTGCTTAATATGGTGCTTGACCTACAGTAAgtgtgaaattaaaaacaatgttttgttATGCCCGTTTCGAAGCTGAGGATGTTCAGGATTAGAAGGGTGAAGTTCCCTGGCTACGGTCACATAGCTAAAGTAGGTGGTAGACACAGGAGTCTGGATCTGAAGTCTGTTCCTTGTCCAGAGCCATCTCTTTGAACCTGTGCACACTGTTCTGCATTCTATCAGAATAATTAATTCCTTCTCGGCTTGTTGCTCTGAAGCTTCGTGAGAAATCGGCTGTTCAAGTTCTTAGCTCAGTGCCGGGCACACACTCAGTAATGTTAGTGTGTGTTTTCCCTTCGCAGGAAGACCAGACAGCTTCCAGGGGTTTGAGGACCTGAGCTGGAGTAGCTGTTTCTCACGGGTCATGGGAGAAAGGCCTCCTGGTGCTTGGCAGGCTGGGCAGTCGTTCACCCCCAGTGGCACTTGGTAGAATCCTTGCAGCTGtggatttctttctcctctaGGGTGAAGGCCATGCCGCCCCCGGGGAAAGTTCCCCGAAAGGAGAACCTGGGGCTTCAGTGTGAGTGGGGGTCCTGCTCCTTTGTGTGCTCGGCCATGGAGGAGTTCTGCGAGCACGTCACTCAGCACCTGCAGCAGCACCTGCATGGTTccggggaggaagaggaggaggaggaggacccgCTTGGTAAGGGGGCAGGGCGTGAAGGGGAAAGAGCTCAAGGAAGGCGGAAACCCGGACTTTCCTGCTTAGGCCGTTTTTGCTTATAAAAACATGGTAGACGGACGCCTTATAGAAAACGGATTCAACAGGGTAAGCGGAACGAATCTGCCATCAAAAGGCAATTACTGACAGTACTTTAGTGAACATTCTTTTGATGTCTttctgcatatatacatacataaggatggttttattttttttttaaaggatcatatTGTACAAGCTGTCCACAGCCTGCTTTTCTGATTCTCTGGTAATGCTTCTTGATGTTTTCTTTACTGCAACTACCAGTTAGGAATACATTTCATATCCCAACCCCatacacaaaagttaaaaaatacttgaaataatcCTTGCCTTTATTAAATGCTCTCTGAAGTGttctatcttgttcttttttatttaaaaaaaaaatggggagggacgcctggctggctgggtcggtggagtgactcttgatctgagtcatgagttcaagccccacattaggcatggagcctcctttaaaaaaaaattggtttgtggggcgcctgggtggctcagttggttaagcgtctaccttcggctcaggtcgtgatcccagggtcctgggatcgagcccccacatcgggctccctgctcagtggggagcctgcttctccctccccctctgcctgtaACTCTGcgtacttgtgcgctctctctctctctgtcaaataaataaataaaatcttaaaaaaaaaataaattggtttgCAGTCCTCTAAATTGATTTCTCCAGTTACTAATAGGTCACAACACAGTTTAAAGAATTCTGTTCTATAGAAAATACAGAGGCAGCTCTCTTTCCCCTACCTCAAATTCTGTTTTAAGTCTAGTGACTATGAACTATAAGTAGTAGTTTCAGAAGTCAAATAATATATgtatgaaagagaaattagggtgtgtgtgtgtttttttttattttattattttaaagattttatttatttatttgagaaagagaatgagagacagagagcacgagagggaagagggtcagagggagaagcagactccccgctgagcagggagcccgatgtgggacttgatccctggactccaggataatgacctgagccaaaggcagtctcttaaccgactgagccacccaggcgccctgtgtgtgtgttttaaaataggctccttgcccagcatggtgcttgaactcacggctgtgagatcaagacttgagccaagatcaagagttgggtactcaaccagctgagccactcaggtgcccactCCTTATATGTTTTAAAGTACGTACTTTCTAAAACAAGTAAACCCCTATAAAGAATTGAAAATGTGCTTGGAGAGAGCTGCTCGAGAGCTAGGCAGTGGACTGCAGCAGTCAGTGGCTTTCCCAGAGTGGACAGGTCTTGGGCAGGATATGGGGAAAGAAAGGACTGGTCTGAAGGAAGGAGTGGGAGGCAGCGGCAGAAACCCGGAGCGACTAGCGCCTGCCAGCTACACTTGCCTTCTGGGAGATTTTGCACTGGGCCTCGCACACACCCTTCCTGCTGCCTCGACCACACTTCTCCCTCTAGTTTACAGATATTCGCCCATCACATCTCAACATGGGGACATTTCCAAGTCATCCCTGTCCACATCAAATGACCTCTCTCTGACGATGTTATAGTATCCcagacccctgcccccccccccccatggacCTTGTGACTGGCtgcagttttatatttatacGTGTGGTTATTTGATTAATGTTTTTTCTCCATGACTGAAAGCTGCTGTGAGGGTAAGGACTGCGACTCTTTTTACTTgttatatccccagtgcctggcacgatTGGTGGTGGTTAAATTGCTGGTATTTGCCAAATGAACTGCTGCTAATTGGGTCAGAGTCCAGCCTCCTCTCCCGCTGCTAAGTGCTGTAGGTAGGAGAGCTGAGCTTTGCAAAGTGTCAGACTCTTACCTCTAAACCCCTTTATGCAGAGGAAGAATTCTCCTGCTTGTGGCAGGAGTGTGGCTTTTGTTCTATGGACAGTTCGGCTGACCTCATCCGCCATGTCTACTTCCACTGCTACCACACCAAGCTGAAGCAGTGGGGGCTGCAGGCTCTGCAGAGCCAGGCCAACCTCAGCCCCTGCATCCTGGACTTCCAGAGTCGCAACATCATCCCTGACATCCCCGATCACTTCCTGTGTCTGTGGGAGCACTGTGAGGTCAGCGGGCAGTGCTGGGAATAGGGGCGGAAGGAAGTTGGGGATCTTAGCTCACGATGCCTTGACCCTTTCAGGGATGCCCTATGTATGCCAGGTTCCTACTAGCATCTCATTTTTGGGTAGCTCCCTTGCTCAAACTTTTATGTCCCCGCCAACTTAATTTGGGAGACAGCCAAGGAGCCCCCTTGGACACGTAGGGGTCAAAGGCCCTCTACCCATCCTCAGTCCTTACCGCAAGTTgctcctggcacagagttccttCGACAATCCCGAGTGGTTCTATCGGCACGTGGAAGCGCACAGCCTGTGCTGTGAATACCAGGCAGTCGGCAAGGACAACCATGTCGTGCTGTGTGGCTGGAAAGGTAGGGCTGCTCCTTAACATCTGGCCTTTAAAGAACGCCTGGGGTTGCTGAGGGCCTAAGGCAGCTAGGTATGGGCCCAGTCCCATGGTGTAAGGGTGGCTGCCAGCTGGAGACTTGGCACCAGAGCCTGCTCTGGGGGTCCGTGGCTGGAGCGTGACTGGGCCTTCCTTCCCAGGCTGTACCTGCACCTTCAAGGACTGCCGGAAACTTCGAGAGCACCTCCGCAGCCACACTCAGGAGAAGGTGGTGGCCTGCCCCACCTGTGGGGGCATGTTTGCCAACAACACCAAGTTCTTAGATCACATCCGTCGCCAGACCTCGTTGGATCGTAAGCAatcagagaggaaggggagtgggTGCAGGCTGTCCTGCGTGGGGCGGTGGGGGTTAGGGGCATGTTCCTGGGAGAGGGGGACAGTGAAGGCCTCTGCAACTTGGCTACATCTGTCCTTAGGGCTCAGTCACCTGCCACAGCCTTGGCTGCCTGAGAATCATCAGATGTTGTTATTCAGTGCTTATTGTGTGTCCTGTCTCTTTGTCCAGTGAATCCTCACAGCCCCATGAGGTGTGCTTCTTGTCCCCCTTTTTGCAGATGACGAAGCTGAGTCTCAGGTTAAATCACTAGTGAGGTGCACAGCTAGTTTGGGGTCAAGCAGGGATTCTAATTCAGGTTCTTGACTCCCAAGTCCCAGGCTCATTCAGTGGTACTGTGTCCATCCCTAGTTCTTAAACTCCCCCTTTCTTGGTGGTTCCCCTCTCCTGGGCTTgctctcctctctgtgcctccctgccccgccccccgcagccCACCCTGTcttctgcctgccccaccccagagCAGCGCTTCCAGTGCTCTCACTGTTCCAAGAGATTTGCCACGGAGCGGCTCCTGCGGGACCATATGCGTAACCACGGTGAGTAGCCAGAGCCCCCAAGCTCCTGGCCCTCCCTCCGGGTTTCCGCCC from Zalophus californianus isolate mZalCal1 chromosome 11, mZalCal1.pri.v2, whole genome shotgun sequence harbors:
- the LOC113915157 gene encoding histone H4 transcription factor isoform X1; its protein translation is MCTSECQRSLASSQRGGRICGLKKGFSDKQYCTQCGARTHDPEIKSYMRHKPARVKAMPPPGKVPRKENLGLQCEWGSCSFVCSAMEEFCEHVTQHLQQHLHGSGEEEEEEEDPLEEEFSCLWQECGFCSMDSSADLIRHVYFHCYHTKLKQWGLQALQSQANLSPCILDFQSRNIIPDIPDHFLCLWEHCESSFDNPEWFYRHVEAHSLCCEYQAVGKDNHVVLCGWKGCTCTFKDCRKLREHLRSHTQEKVVACPTCGGMFANNTKFLDHIRRQTSLDQQRFQCSHCSKRFATERLLRDHMRNHVNHYKCPLCDMTCPLPSSLRNHMRFRHSEDRPFKCDCCDYSCKNLIDLRKHLDTHSKEPAYRCDFENCSFSARSLCSIKSHYRKVHEGDSEPRYKCHVCDKCFTRGNNLTVHLREKHQFKWPSGHPRFRYKEHEDGYMRLQLVRYESVELTQQLLRQPQEGSGLGAALSESSLQGILLEAVPGEPGPQQEAEEEEEGGSSEGTGLSASQDTPSPVIHVVNQTNAQGEQEIVYYVLSEAPGEPPPAAEPPSGDIMEKLQGIAEEPEVRMV